A part of Haliotis asinina isolate JCU_RB_2024 chromosome 10, JCU_Hal_asi_v2, whole genome shotgun sequence genomic DNA contains:
- the LOC137297684 gene encoding GTPase IMAP family member 9-like has translation MWVCSTCFHNNDASHDSCQACGTPKLMRTRGVEKGAQRMSTGPCSIPNDPAPKPPLSVKPVYSKPTQKIARVNPVPKPLRQGIVSGELRFVLLGKTGAGKSATANTILNEKVFDSRSSMSSVTEKCQFVHREVFGNTIQIVDTPGLFDTNTKKEVIDKEIKKCIAISAPGPHAFLLVSSLTNRFTEEEGKVFDEIDDMFGEHVLKYLVVVFTGRDQIQTKTVEKHIQGAPDKLKQILSNAGGGYVALNNRGDASEKEADVKCLLQRIKDTVNKNGGKHFTSKMFQEAEDIIQERIRRDRAEKEQEMRREIEAELREEIKKEREHYEMLHEANVKQMEELKLKLKEERDKHARKRSVVRQNERTMEELVEKEMEMKAKKGKLVQQMQKAEGGERMQIQHQLASLAEEAKNVLSERKRIEDEVTDDRFQAECDLRAQQVRRDERVNVQKEDESTLRRFADGMKTMGKRFLSFFK, from the exons TGTGGGTATGTTCAACCTGCTTCCATAACAACGATGCCTCCCATGACAGTTGCCAAGCATGTGGAACACCCAAACTGATGAGGACAAGAGGTGTCGAAAAAG GCGCACAACGGATGTCAACAGGTCCATGCTCTATCCCGAATGATCCTGCTCCTAAACCTCCATTATCGGTCAAACCTGTGTACAGTAAACCAACCCAGAAGATCGCACGTGTCAACCCTGTTCCAAAACCCCTACGTCAAGGAATAG TATCGGGCGAATTGAGATTCGTACTGCTTGGTAAAACTGGAGCCGGAAAGAGTGCAACCGCAAACACAATACTAAATGAGAAAGTTTTTGACTCAAGATCATCAATGTCCTCGGTTACCGAAAAATGTCAGTTTGTACATCGCGAGGTATTTGGTAACACCATCCAGATTGTTGATACACCCGGGTTATTTGACACCAATACAAAGAAGGAGGTTATTGATAAGGAAATTAAGAAATGTATTGCAATTTCAGCTCCAGGACCACATGCCTTCTTGTTGGTTTCATCTTTAACCAACAGGTTTACCGAAGAAGAAGGAAAAGTTTTCGACGAAATTGATGACATGTTTGGTGAACATGTGCTCAAATACTTGGTCGTTGTCTTTACTGGAAGAGATCAAATTCAAACGAAAACAGTGGAGAAACACATTCAAGGCGCTCCAGACAAATTAAAACAGATTCTAAGTAATGCCGGTGGTGGATATGTCGCCCTAAACAACAGAGGTGACGCATCTGAAAAAGAAGCTGATGTAAAATGCCTTTTACAACGCATCAAGGACACGGTCAACAAGAATGGAGGGAAACATTTCACGTCGAAGATGTTTCAAGAGGCAGAGGATATTATTCAAGAGAGGATCCGGAGAGATAGGGCGgagaaagaacaagagatgagAAGGGAAATTGAGGCAGAACTGCGCGAAGAGATCAAGAAGGAGAGAGAGCATTATGAAATGCTCCACGAagcaaatgtgaaacaaatggAAGAGTTGAAACTGAAACTAAAGGAGGAACGGGATAAACATGCCAGAAAGCGTTCGGTAGTTAGACAAAATGAGAGGACCATGGAGGAACTTGTAGAGAAGGAAATGGAGATGAAGGCAAAGAAGGGAAAGCTTGTGCAGCAGATGCAGAAGGCTGAAGGTGGGGAGAGAATGCAAATTCAGCATCAACTGGCAAGTCTTGCGGAGGAGGCCAAGAACGTACTTTCTGAAAGGAAGAGAATAGAAGATGAGGTTACAGACGACCGGTTTCAGGCAGAATGTGATTTGAGGGCACAACAAGTAAGAAGAGATGAAAGGGTAAACGTACAGAAGGAAGACGAATCGACACTTCGTAGATTCGCCGATGGAATGAAGACGATGGGGAAACGTTTCCTCAGTTTCTTTAAGTAG
- the LOC137298316 gene encoding uncharacterized protein, which yields MSVSSAIVVSVLLFGCSVTVQGYHVVGKFGSQIIPFDITFGSDIMEVKAYKPANSPANFRATSNLHIFTTSFVAIKNAVDQQCYIQRFNATMAGMKRRVEEAKRAKGVLDGVKEEWVRVDKLFPLKTWTVELLFGQQIADFCADHTVFLVDRRYSGLVDPKHVNSNTRSKRGLFFNWRPKVKCLSQLARRVIGGYVSDPCNTDFPIVC from the exons ATGTCAGTCTCGAGCGCTATCGTTGTAAGCGTCCTACTATTTGGGTGCAGTGTCACAGTCCAG GGATACCATGTTGTTGGAAAATTTGGTAGCCAGATTATCCCTTTCGACATCACATTCGGCTCAGACATAATGGAAGTGAAGGCATATAAACCAGCCAATTCTCCGGCCAACTTCAGGGCAACAAGCAACCTTCACATCTTTACAACG AGTTTTGTTGCCATAAAGAATGCAGTGGACCAGCAGTGTTACATTCAACGATTCAACGCCACAATGGCAGGCATGAAGAGGCGTGTAGAAGAGGCTAAACGT GCTAAAGGTGTCCTGGACGGCGTGAAAGAGGAATGGGTGAGGGTGGACAAACTATTTCCCCTGAAGACGTGGACAGTGGAACTCCTCTTTGGACAACAAATAGCCGACTTCTGTGCTGATCATACAGTTTTCTTGGTAGACCGCAGATACTCCGGATTAGTTGATCCAAAAC ACGTCAACTCAAACACGCGAAGCAAGAGAGGATTATTCTTTAACTGGAGGCCAAAAGTCAAGTGCCTTTCACAGCTAGCAAGACGTGTAATAGGAGGCTATGTGTCAGATCCATGTAACACCGACTTTCCAATAGTGTGTTAG
- the LOC137299142 gene encoding tubulin beta-4B chain-like, which yields MREIVHVQAGQCGNQIGAKFWEVISDEHGIDPTGTYHGDSDLQLERINVYYNEATGGKYVPRAILVDLEPGTMDSVRSGPFGQIFRPDNFVFGQSGAGNNWAKGHYTEGAELVDSVLDVVRKEAESCDCLQGFQLTHSLGGGTGSGMGTLIISKVREEYPDRIMNTFSVVPSPKVSDTVVEPYNATLSVHQLVENTDETYCIDNEALYDICFRTLKLTTPTYGDLNHLVSATMSGVTTCLRFPGQLNADLRKLAVNMVPFPRLHFFMPGFAPLTSRGSQQYRALTVPELTQQMFDAKNMMAACDPRHGRYLTVAAIFRGRMSMKEVDEQMLNVQNKNSSYFVEWIPNNVKTAVCDIPPRGLKMSATFVGNSTAIQELFKRISEQFTAMFRRKAFLHWYTGEGMDEMEFTEAESNMNDLVSEYQQYQDATAEEEGEFDEEEAEEEG from the exons ATGAGGGAAATAGTTCACGTCCAAGCTGGACAGTGTGGTAATCAGATCGGAGCAAAGTTCTGGGAGGTGATTTCCGACGAGCACGGAATAGACCCAACAGGGACATACCACGGAGATTCTGACCTGCAGTTAGAAAGAATCAACGTTTATTACAATGAAGCAACCGGCGGAAAATATGTCCCACGTGCAATCCTTGTCGATTTGGAGCCCGGGACCATGGATTCAGTTCGGTCTGGACCATTTGGACAAATATTCCGTCCAGATAATTTTGTTTTTGGTCAAAGTGGCGCCGGTAACAACTGGGCCAAAGGACATTACACAGAGGGTGCCGAACTTGTAGATTCTGTTCTCGATGTCGTGCGAAAAGAAGCCGAAAGTTGTGACTGTTTGCAAGGTTTTCAGCTGACACATTCACTAGGAGGAGGTACAGGTTCTGGAATGGGTACCTTGATAATCAGCAAAGTGAGGGAGGAATACCCAGATAGAATCATGAACACATTTTCCGTCGTGCCATCGCCGAAG gtgtcaGATACAGTTGTTGAGCCATACAACGCCACTCTGTCAGTACATCAGCTCGTTGAGAACACAGATGAAACCTACTGCATTGACAATGAAGCTCTATATGACATCTGCTTCAGAACCCTCAAACTAACAACGCCTACTTATGGAGACTTGAATCATTTGGTATCTGCTACAATGTCTGGTGTTACAACATGCCTCCGTTTCCCTGGCCAACTGAATGCAGATCTTCGAAAGCTTGCCGTCAACATGGTGCCATTCCCTCGTCTGCATTTCTTCATGCCTGGATTTGCACCTCTCACTTCAAGAGGTAGCCAACAATACAGAGCCCTCACCGTTCCCGAGCTCACCCAGCAGATGTTCGATGCTAAAAACATGATGGCTGCCTGCGATCCACGTCATGGGCGCTACCTCACTGTTGCTGCAATCTTCCGTGGCCGTATGTCCATGAAGGAGGTTGATGAACAGATGCTGAATGTCCAGAACAAGAACAGCAGCTACTTTGTAGAATGGATCCCCAACAATGTGAAGACCGCAGTTTGTGACATACCACCACGTGGCCTCAAAATGTCTGCCACCTTCGTAGGCAACAGCACTGCCATCCAGGAGTTGTTCAAGCGCATCTCTGAGCAGTTCACAGCTATGTTCAGAAGAAAGGCTTTCCTTCACTGGTACACTGGCGAGGGCATGGATGAGATGGAGTTCACTGAGGCTGAATCTAACATGAACGACTTGGTGTCTGAGTATCAGCAGTACCAGGATGCCACTGCCGAGGAGGAGGGAGAGTTTGATGAGGAGGAGGCTGAAGAGGAAGGATAA
- the LOC137298561 gene encoding uncharacterized protein, producing the protein MMWSTAGFKAVLVFFVIHFQLVPCQSQNIESSNHSQVLILGAGASGLAVAKTLGERNFSDFRILEGSNRTGGRVKSVQFGGKTVEEGATWVIGKEGTPLWDVILKYNVSGKKSDFDSVLIRTFSGDNATDTEGEDAWAKLESAQITLSEIFKRFEDNKTEDMSLRACLDIGGWSPRTPVEKVVEIFDYDFEYGGPPGVTSCHSVGLIADAVDDLYYVMDERGFEFILKKYAEDALLPNDQRLLLNEVVTDITYNDTTVTVTTHHGNVFTADVVIVTFSIGVLKSGSVTFNPPLPDWKIDNLFRVRLENYLSVYLKFPNTSSRFWDNTEYILYADDRRGVFPVWQNLEAEGLFPDGTNILQMVTQGEDADRVSELTDAEITAEVMAILRRVYPSVDDPEDVYITNWKTNPLYRGSFCNMESLAFNPVIFEAIRGPVGNVFFAGEAYDMEFSCYVTGAVRSGIYTAERVVAYLSSGHSGMTQADVKSIIGSLLLGSLFVIIRL; encoded by the exons ATGATGTGGTCAACAGCTGGTTTCAAGGCAGTCTTGGTGTTTTTCGTCATACATTTTCAGCTGGTTCCATGTCAGAGTCAGAATATAGAGAGTTCAA ATCATAGTCAGGTGCTGATACTTGGGGCCGGAGCATCAGGCTTGGCAGTGGCAAAGACTCTGGGCGAAAGAAACTTCAGTGATTTCAGAATACTGGAAGGATCGAACAGAACTGGTGGAAGAGTCAAATCTGTCCAATTTGGTGGCAAGACAGTCGAGGAAGGAGCGACCTGGGTGATAGGTAAAGAAGGCACACCTCTGTGGGATGTCATCCTGAAGTACAACGTGTCGGGGAAAAAGTCAGATTTTGATAGTGTTTTGATAAGAACCTTCAGCGGAGACAATGCCACGGACACAGAGGGGGAAGACGCATGGGCCAAATTAGAATCAGCACAAATTACTTTATCCGAGATCTTCAAAAGATTTGAAGACAACAAAACCGAGGACATGTCACTTCGAGCCTGTCTGGACATTGGAGGATGGTCCCCACGAACACCTGTGGAAAAGGTTGTAGAAATATTTGACTACGACTTTGAATATGGAGGACCCCCTGGAGTGACTTCATGCCACAGCGTCGGTTTAATAGCAGATGCAGTCGACGATCTATACTACGTTATGGATGAAAGAGGTTTTGAGTTTATTCTTAAGAAATACGCTGAAGATGCACTATTGCCCAATGATCAGCGACTACTTCTGAATGAAGTCGTCACAGACATCACCTACAACGACACGACAGTGACAGTTACTACCCACCACGGAAATGTCTTCACGGCAGACGTTGTCATCGTTACTTTCAGTATTGGTGTCCTGAAAAGCGGCTCTGTTACCTTCAACCCACCACTGCCAGACTGGAAGATCGACAATCTGTTCCGAGTCAGGTTAGAAAACTATCTCAGTGTGTATCTCAAGTTCCCTAACACCTCATCTAGGTTCTGGGACAACACTGAATACATCTTGTACGCTGACGACAGACGAGGCGTCTTTCCAGTCTGGCAAAACTTAGAAGCTGAAGGACTATTCCCCGATGGAACCAATATCCTCCAGATGGTGACACAAGGGGAAGATGCAGACAGGGTGTCAGAACTGACTGATGCAGAAATCACAGCTGAGGTGATGGCCATCCTCCGACGTGTCTACCCCAGCGTTGACGACCCGGAAGATGTATACATCACCAACTGGAAGACTAACCCGTTGTACAGGGGGTCCTTCTGCAACATGGAATCACTGGCCTTCAATCCTGTTATCTTTGAAGCCATACGGGGTCCTGTTGGGAACGTATTCTTTGCAGGGGAAGCTTATGATATGGAGTTCTCCTGCTATGTAACTGGAGCCGTGAGGAGCGGAATCTACACTGCAGAGAGAGTGGTTGCCTATCTCTCCTCTGGCCATTCTGGAATgacacaagctgatgttaaaTCAATTATTGGTTCACTTTTACTTGGTTCATTGTTTGTAATAATAAGACTGTAA